The Anabaena sp. WA102 genome contains a region encoding:
- a CDS encoding HAD family hydrolase, protein MSLKAVLFDFNGVIIKDGSIHIQLIDEILVQENLQPQRVKERENFLGIGSRAYLQNLLKSRGRVVTEAYMMQLLTRKAQAYVLELEKLEELPLYSGIEDVIFQIRSRHLKMALVSDALSSEIEFVLTSAKLAEYFSVIVSGDDISSNKPNPEGYLLAVYRLNQAYPELNLQPDECLVLENTPAGIQAAKCAQMQVVGVANTYPFQMLHRQANWTIDYLIDLDLQQVQEVFLEKDVKSVLPEC, encoded by the coding sequence ATGAGTTTAAAGGCAGTTTTATTTGATTTTAATGGTGTCATTATTAAAGATGGATCAATTCATATCCAATTGATAGATGAGATTCTTGTACAGGAAAATCTTCAACCTCAACGGGTAAAAGAACGTGAAAACTTTTTAGGGATAGGCTCTCGCGCGTATCTGCAAAATCTGTTAAAAAGTCGTGGTAGGGTGGTGACGGAAGCTTATATGATGCAGTTACTTACCCGCAAAGCTCAAGCTTATGTGCTGGAATTGGAGAAGCTGGAAGAATTGCCTTTGTATTCGGGAATTGAAGATGTGATTTTTCAGATTCGTTCCCGTCATCTCAAAATGGCGTTAGTTAGTGATGCTTTATCCTCGGAAATAGAATTTGTATTAACATCTGCTAAATTAGCTGAATACTTTTCTGTGATTGTGTCGGGGGATGATATCAGCAGCAATAAACCTAACCCGGAAGGCTATTTGCTGGCGGTTTATCGCTTAAATCAGGCATATCCAGAATTAAATTTACAACCTGATGAATGTTTAGTGCTTGAAAATACTCCCGCAGGTATTCAAGCTGCTAAATGCGCCCAAATGCAAGTGGTGGGAGTAGCAAATACTTATCCCTTCCAGATGCTACACCGTCAAGCTAATTGGACGATTGATTATCTGATTGATTTGGATTTGCAGCAGGTACAGGAAGTTTTTTTGGAAAAAGATGTGAAATCTGTCCTTCCTGAGTGTTA
- a CDS encoding GUN4 domain-containing protein, translating into MPIIRDYCAGMDVAMGYNPLTGEIYDTYVDYGDLVAAGGQTGQTADLLFKRVTSSAELSSVLGIDFEANLNASWFQGSGSVKAKAVSELSQKSNEYSTFSVLYVKVRDIEKNLKIVDLSPRIIKFINQNGIDEFYRRAGYEYISGIITGGEFVSTIEIISSDRETKEKMDAELSAQISYSNVVSIDAKAEIKSRFANLAKYSNVRIEARCYRTGGAGALVTTPTDALECAVNFPDSVRKSASILQVLCKPYHDLLSFPTAMQAIDMMTLQKKTRVLQGLWERSQQISKQIADVEYILLNPQQFAQVNEAVLRTGKAQLEDQLEEVNDQAIQFTKNSIKSVNVVDFPPIPLALPMRGIELKSAVGQDYTKLQDLLFAKNWKGADAETLRVMSAVVNREEEGYLDCENISNFPCEDLRTIDQLWVKYSDGKFGFSVQKRIYQSLGGTKKNKRNPDIWDRFGDKVGWRKGGDWLYYTDITSDKKSPEGNLPVLNCSSLLLLSFRFDVTSVYYLASRLVECNI; encoded by the coding sequence ATGCCTATCATCAGAGATTATTGTGCCGGCATGGATGTGGCTATGGGCTACAATCCCCTCACAGGTGAGATTTACGATACCTATGTGGATTATGGAGACTTAGTTGCCGCTGGTGGGCAGACTGGACAAACAGCCGATTTGTTATTCAAACGAGTCACATCTAGTGCTGAACTGAGTAGCGTCTTAGGAATTGATTTTGAGGCAAATCTGAACGCTTCCTGGTTTCAGGGAAGTGGTTCTGTGAAAGCCAAAGCTGTGAGTGAATTGAGCCAAAAATCTAACGAATATTCTACCTTTTCCGTGCTATATGTCAAAGTCCGCGACATTGAGAAAAACTTGAAGATTGTTGATTTGAGTCCCAGAATAATTAAGTTTATCAATCAAAATGGAATAGATGAATTTTATCGGCGGGCGGGTTATGAATATATCTCTGGAATAATTACAGGTGGTGAATTTGTTAGTACCATTGAGATTATTTCTAGTGATAGGGAAACTAAGGAAAAAATGGATGCGGAACTGAGCGCCCAAATTTCCTATAGCAATGTTGTTTCTATTGATGCTAAAGCTGAAATAAAGTCTAGATTTGCCAACCTAGCAAAATATAGCAATGTGCGAATTGAAGCTCGTTGTTATCGCACAGGTGGTGCTGGGGCGCTGGTGACAACTCCCACAGATGCTCTAGAATGTGCAGTCAATTTTCCGGATTCGGTGCGAAAATCGGCGAGTATTTTGCAGGTACTTTGCAAACCTTATCACGATTTGCTATCTTTTCCTACGGCAATGCAAGCGATCGATATGATGACTTTGCAAAAGAAAACACGGGTATTGCAAGGTCTTTGGGAGCGCTCACAGCAGATTTCTAAACAAATTGCTGATGTGGAATATATTCTTCTAAATCCACAGCAATTTGCTCAGGTAAATGAGGCTGTTTTAAGAACAGGAAAAGCCCAGTTAGAAGATCAGTTAGAAGAAGTTAATGATCAAGCAATCCAGTTTACTAAAAACTCCATAAAATCAGTTAATGTTGTTGACTTTCCCCCCATTCCTTTGGCTTTACCAATGCGCGGGATAGAACTCAAGTCAGCAGTAGGACAGGATTATACTAAATTACAAGATTTACTCTTTGCAAAGAACTGGAAAGGAGCGGATGCGGAAACACTACGAGTAATGTCAGCGGTAGTGAACCGAGAAGAAGAAGGTTATTTAGATTGTGAAAATATTAGTAATTTTCCCTGTGAAGACCTTCGTACAATTGACCAGTTGTGGGTAAAATACAGTGATGGTAAATTTGGTTTTTCTGTTCAGAAACGCATTTATCAAAGTCTCGGTGGAACAAAAAAAAATAAACGTAACCCAGACATCTGGGACAGGTTCGGAGACAAGGTAGGATGGAGAAAAGGAGGGGACTGGTTGTACTACACAGATATTACTTCTGACAAGAAATCACCAGAAGGCAACCTCCCCGTCCTTAACTGCTCGTCCCTTCTGCTTCTAAGTTTTAGATTTGATGTGACCTCTGTGTATTATCTCGCGTCGAGACTTGTAGAGTGTAACATTTAA